The Micropterus dolomieu isolate WLL.071019.BEF.003 ecotype Adirondacks linkage group LG14, ASM2129224v1, whole genome shotgun sequence DNA segment AACCAGAACCCATAGTTCACACTTTCACTAAGTCCGCAGACTTATCATTGGGGAATAACCCACAGTTCATACCAAACCCAAAATTGTACATAACATGTGTTGGCATCATCAAGGTAACGTGATGTGTCGTAAAGTGCTGTCCCGTTTTACCactctgtgagggttcagggtttAGGCTTTAGGGTGGAGATAGGGATTGGGATTTTGTGCCGTGACTTGTTCCCTCCAAATTAGTGGTCTTTGGGTGAGTCTATAGAGCCTAGAAGATACAGAAAACTGTGTGTATTGTAGATAACATGATCAAGGAAAAGTAACTAAAGTAagaattaataaatttttttaataataaaaagcatttttcacatttaccaCCATTACAGTTGCATCTGCGACCTGGCCTCAGTCAACATCCCCTGCCATGTGAAAGAAGGATAAGACATACTTTACTGTTTTCTGCCCCTCCGCAGGCCACCAAATGAACATCCTCCCACAACCAGCTCTGGCCCGTCCCCCTCCCGCAGTGTTCCCACAACAACCACCGTTGCCTCCTCCAATCAAAGCGGGACCCCTCGTCAGAGCCAAGCTACAGTGGGAGGAGCCAAACCAACCACTCTGCCAGCAAACCTGGATGAGTTCAAAGTAAGTTTTGCCCAGTGTCAAAAATGTACCTGCCAAGAATATTTTTAACTAAATATGTCTTTTATAGTAAAAAATATTCCAGCTTGTTTTATCTGCCATTTATTTCAAGAGATCAGGAAGTTAGTGTTAAAACTAATCTAAGTGTGTAAATGATCACTAAGTGCTTTGAATTTATGCACCAAGAGTGTTTTGAAGGTCATAGTTTGTCAGACCTTGACATACTTATAAACCCTCCTAAAGTCCAACTCATTAAGTGTTTCCCAACCTTAAGCtggtcatttcatttcaaaatgttataGAGGCCTGGAGTTCAAAGTGGTCAATACTTCACAAGTAAAAAGGGGTAAAAATCCAAAAAGGGGTCCCGGCTCCCTGGCTGGAAACCATTGAACTAAATTATGTTCCGTTGAACTTaacactttgtgtttttatctccTCCTTATCACTTATTCTGTTCTCTTTCACACTCTGAGTCAATGTCTGCTAAATGAGTACTGGTCTGGTTTCTCATCCTCCAGGTTGCTGAGTTAAAACAGGAACTGAAATTGCGTGGTTTGACCGTGTCAGGCACCAAGAACGATCTCATTGAGAGGCTCCGCAACTATCAGGAGCAACATGGCGGCACCGCGGTGGTTTTGAAAAATGGCACATCACAGCCCAGCCACCAGTGCACGACCTCGGCTGCTAGCACCATCACATCCTCTCCAACCACAACGACCACCCCTGACCACCAATCAGGAGAGGGGATGTTTAAGTTAGCTTTGTCATCATTGGCTCAGGTGGTTCCAGGGCGGGTCATGCGATTTGGCAGCACCAGCTCCAGCCCTCCGGTGTCCCCTACGCCGTCTGAGAGGTCGTTGGCTGGGATGAGTCCAGATGAGACAAGTTGTAATGGAGACATGTTTGGAGAGATGGTGAGATCTATATGTGAAGCAAATaacatgttaaaatattgtctttttgaTAAACACCCTGGGAAATAATTGAAGATCTTCCTTCAAGCTTTTTGCCAACATTCtcttcttgttttgttgtcctTCAGGTGAGCTCTcccctgacccaactcaccCTACACCCATCGCCTCAGCACCCACCAAACCTCTCTCCACGCTCACAGCCTCTCTCCAAGGTCAAAGAGGAGGTCCAGAGCTCATGCTGCCACTCCAGGCCTTCAACCGGCTCATGTCAGCCTCCAGAGCCCCCTGCCATGGACACATCCTCCTTGGACAAGGACCAGATGCTCCAGGAGAAGGACAAACAGATCGAGGAGTTGACCaggatgctgaggcagaagCAGAGGCTGGTGGAGACCCTCAGATCCCAGCTGGAGCAGGGCAAAGTGACCGGTGCAATAGTGTTGGAGAAGGACGGAAGTGAGAAGAGCAGAACATCCCAAGAGGTTAAACTTCAAACTCTGATAAAAGCCTCAGCCATTCAGCCACCAACTCTCCCCAACGGCATCTTGGTGAAGGTGAAGAAAGAGGTGGATCCTGAGGATGGGATGGAGGGAGTGACAGAGGAGGCCCAAGCAAAGAAACTGGCCCAGCCGATGCAGTGTTCTCAAGAGACTCTGCTCAGGCTACAGCAGATTCACCGGCTGCAGCTCCAACAAGCTGAACAGCAGAAACAGACGCTGCAGCAGGTGCAACTGCAGAAAGTGGCAGAGGCAAAGTCGAACCCTCAAAAgctacaacagcagaggaaagaaGCACAAATcctgctccagcagcagcagcaactgcAGCAGCTTATCATCCAGCAGACCCAACAGAAACAGCTCCAGGCCCAGCAGAAGTTAGCACAGCAGAAACTTGCCCAACAAAAACTCAGTCAACAGAAACTGGTGCAGGAGAACCAGGTCAAACAAACCCAAGGGCAAGTTCAACAGAGtcagcagaaaaacacagttcAGCTGAAGCAGGTTCAGGTGCAGATCCAGAAGCCTGCAGTGAACCAAACCCAGCAGAGGAGGCATCTGAAGGCtcagcagaggcagcagcagaggcagcagaCGGCAGCTGTCACCACACAACAGGTAATGTCACAGCTGCTCCGCataatgaaatatattttaaatgaaaaggcTGGAATTTCACCACATTCAACAACACCAGCCACTTAAGGTGTTGGCTGatgaataaaatgcattaaagtttGAAAATCTTCATGTcactgaaagagagaaacttagTGTTTGGTTTCCATTTCCAGGTGACCCCAGTTTTTGTCAACCAGCAGAACGGCGCTCAGATCCAGACTCAGGCCATTTCATTAGACCTCCTTAAGGCAAATGGCACGCCGACACTGGTCACCGACAGCAACGGCAACCACTACCTGATTGCTCTCACCAATCACACCACAGACGGACAGAACGGAGTGTCCTCATTGGCCAAAACCAACGGACGCATCACACTGCAGGTACAGTAAAAGTGATCTTCCTCGGTGGGCTGTGCTGGGTTGataaaatggataaaatatttatctgcagctctctctccctcttctagAGATTGCTGTCGACTCCAAGTAAACTCCCCAGCACTGACAGCCAATCAAAAGAGCAGCCAGAGGCCGAGCCCGTGAGCCAGCCAATCAAAAAGGTGCAACAGAGAGTATGACACAtgctttactgtttttattgcacatgctttctttatttaatttttatttgtagtttattttattttaagtatagAGCAAGAATCTATTCCTACCACAAGGTGTCGCCACTAACATAGTCATCCAAATCAAACAGACCATAGATGAAGATGATCCAATGCAAAACAGCAGCCtgatattttaataaacttCAGTAGCCAATCACAGTTGAGTATTCAACATATTGATGTCTGCTGTTATCCAGTCTAAATAAGTCTCCGCCGCTCTCTTCACTCAGGGACAGAAGGCGGGGCTACACCTGGACACCAATGGCGAGCCACAGCCCAGCCTGTCCGTCACCGCTCCGCCCAGTCTGCAGCCTTTCTTTGATGACATGTCAGACAGCGAAAGCCAAAGCAACTTAATCTCATCTCTCAAGGTAACgccaccacctcctccactcctGACAGCTCCCATCGCCATGTCATCTCTTCTGCTCAGGCCTCTCCACTTGATGTAAACTTCATTAActtttcctgcctgtttcttctctttttcttttcattccatCATCTCATCACCCCAccctgacagagagaggaggtgtgtCCGCCTTACGACCGGCACACACTGTTCACCCCTCCCTCTCCCAAACCCAGCACTTCCCTTCCTACTCAACGCTCCAAAGTATGTCCTcctgttctgtctctctcttgtctctctgttcctctattTTTCTTCTTAGCTTCCCACACTTGAGCTTTGTGTATATTTTACTGAGCTTAGAAGGCAGTTGGAAAGTCTTGCAGTGCGGTGTTTTCCATTTGTGTCTGTGAAAATCCTGGTGTGTTGGGGTATTTCAGGGATGATTCATTCTTCTTTTTTGGTGCATCTTTTCTCAGTCTACCTTCTGTACTTCTGCTTAATCATCTTCTTACTGaatgcattgtgggaaatgtgtcTACATTTTACCAGGCAGTGGTTGGAAACTGCATTCAGACGTGAGATATCTGCAAGTATATTTCACAAGTGACAGGTGgtcagagagtgagagagacgcTCACTCAAACTACAACACGTCGTATTCTGCTCTGTTCAGACTTGATGAAGCATTTCTACTTTCCATTGTTTTAGATTCAAAGTGACttatacatatttacatactATACTATGTTGTCTGGCCTAAATATAGGATGTTTTATGTTTAACCTTTTAGATCAGTGGTTCCCCAAGTGGCATGCTTTAAGGACAGACCTACAGTGCCGCAAAATagattttcttctgtctttttttttttttactgtgcatTAACTTTAGATCTTGAATAAAATTTTaccacattaaaaacaaagtgacacATACGTCACCACACAAAACACACCTCTTTGGCCAACATGTATATCGAATGCTTAAAGCCACTAACACAGGAGGTGAGAGCAGCACgttagcagagcagcagcttcagtcctCTGTCCACAAAGGATGTGTTCAGGGACAGTACTGAGTGTAGGTTCCCCGCGTTATGACAGCCCTCAGAGCCCAATACACAATCACTATAGTGATTGTAGTGAAAACAGACTTCAAATAAGCTTTGCGCTGAAGTGACATGTATACTGCATGAGCAAAACATGAGCCATTACGTGGCCTGTTTAGACAGGTGGAATGATTAAAGTAGAAATATAATGTGTGAGACAGACAACTGACTTTACAAACttaaaatatgtgtatgtaaaatatGTGGTCAGTTTGTCTTGTGGAGAAGCCTGTCTTCTGTGTGACAGTCATGTGATAACATCTTCTTCTCTATTAGCAGGAGAATGGCGTGAACAGTCAGCAGATGGACGACCTGTTTGACATCCTGCTGAAGAGTGGAGGTAATAaactcattacattacatttaaaaatgtatgagaGGAAGACACCAAGTGTCTGTCGTGTCCTGTGCTGAcgacatttttctctctctgccctcctTCAGAACTCCCCGGCTTCAAGGCCAACCCAGACCCTTCCCTCGCCCCTCTCCACTCTGACCCGCCCTCCCCATCTTCTCCCCAAACTCCCCTCCACCTCTCCCCTCCCACCCCTACAGAGCCCCTAATCTCCCCTCAGCCTTCTGTGGGAGAGCCCTGCACAGGCAGCGGACGCCTGGAAGACTTCCTGGAGAGCACCACAGGCGCCCCACTGCTGGGCGTGGAGCCCGACGGGGGCCTGACGCTGATCGACGACCTTCACAGCCAGATGCTGAGCACGCCCAGCATCCTGGACCACCCTCCCTCCCCCATGGACACGTCCGACCTGGGCTTCTCCCCTCACTCTACTGGGCTGGACTTTTGCGACCCCACACTGGACAGCATGGACTGGCTTGATATCTCCATGGTGGGGACCGCAAGTGGAGGGAGCGGAGGTAGCggaggggggagaggaggaggaggaggaggaggaggaggggggagtcTGGTCCCGCTGGCACCGCACACTCCACAGAGCGTCTTCTCGACAGATTTTCTGGACAGCACAGACCTGCAGCTGCACTGGGAGTCATGTCTGTAGCCCGTCACGCAGATGGACACGCGCTGGCTCACACTGTGTACAGGCTCCATCTTTATTTCACGCACATACAGAAACCTTTTCTATGCTGTCTCTACCACTGCGGGGGTCACtggcacatgcaaacacacactcacacacacccatttACACAGTTTGCCCTGTCTTTCACTGCTGTTACTGTATGCAGGATGATGTGAAATAGGAAAGAAAGATAGAAGTTAAATTCAAAGAAAGGACTTGAACTTGGTGGAATTGAAGTGGactttttaaagtttatttctaTGGGGTTCCATACAGCAGACTTTCCTGTGTCCTGACTGGCATTATAACCAGGTTAAAGTGAACCAGCAGGAAACTGCTGGTCACTGTAACCCGACATTTCAACCCTTGGAAACCGTTTGACAGATTATAGCCAAGGGGACTGTCAGTGACGTTTACTCGGGCTCTTCGAGATAGCAGAGTGTGTGTCAGTGCCTCCTAAACTTTGCACTTATGCTGAATCTGATTGGTTTAAAGGGGGTGTTCAGGTCAACAGCCGAATCCTAAAGCTGTGTGAAAGCCACCACTGTTATGATGATCAGCTGAGCTGTTGATTGTGTGAAAAGAAAGGCAGCTGTTGGTGACCTCGTCACCCCACCGTGGCAACCTGAACCCCGCCCACACTAGTCAAAAAACCGTCATTGGTTGACAGTTGCAATTGAAATGCACCATATCAGTGGcaattcaacattttgaaatgaagccTCATTGGAGGTTGTGTATTATTGGTAACATTATGGTAGACCACTATGTATTGCTGTATATGGGGTGTATATTATCAATCGTCCGTATGACTATTTTTCTTTGCTGGTTGCTTTACAGTCGAGCTAGCCGGCTGAGGAACATAGGGTAAGGGCGGGGCTTCCAAAATACTTGGAccttgtcattttttaaagaaaaagtaaaaaaaataaaaataaactcaaaagatgagtctgtttttcttttacatggTCAGATTAACATATAAAATGCAAAGCATCTCAAAGGAGACAAGACTGTTTGCTCAGAGCTTGCTTTATGCATGCTGTGTAATTACTTCATTATTTATAACtataaactaactaactaactattATTAAATCATTAGTAACCTGCTGCTCTGTTATTTAGTAATCGTGGTGATAAAAGAGAAATGCCACCAGGGGGCGCCAGAGTaaagaaaacagctgaacaCAAATGTGGCCACTCATTTAAAGCAGCACCAAACACAGGATAGATAACTGACTGTGGACAAAAAgtacctttattttttttagatctgTTTCTAGTGGTTCATTCTTTATAGTTAAATGTTGAGAAACTACAAAGGACCTGCTATTTTGCATGCAGGAAAATTTCATTTGCTCTGAACACATGATCATAAATCACTTTCAATCTCTAGATTTACATTTTCTACTTACAAGATGTAAGATTTGTCTGCCACTGTTATCCAAAACATGACTTTCCAACCTTAAGTTTGAGTGTCCCAGACACTCCAGAGTCTGAAGTTTGATCCCCTTAACTGCTTTATGCTTGGTcagaactaaaacacacacctgttcccTGTGAAGGAGGAAGTAAACAGACTTACTAAAATTACTGATACCAgactttaaaagtaaaaatccagcattaaaaacaatattaagTAAAACTATGTagaaaaatataatgaaataaatgtagaaGTAGTCACTGCAGAAAAATGGGATCACTGTGGTCCCTGATATATCATTATTCATACTGCTACATGAAGTGGGGCACTTTTTAAcaattttatatactgtaaggCTGCAACCAATGATTATTTTCCCACAGTGACACCTTCACATTGTGTGTacatacactcagttgccagtttatcaACCATACAGTTGAATGAACACCGCTCTAAAACATCTTAACCTTTGtgaagggaggatttattgcaggactgttgtattagactgcattagttttactaagtgtacctaataaactggcaactgagtgttgTGAGTATACGTGTTTGGCATTTATGCATGAAGTCAGTTGctttattgattaattgactaaacAATTAGTCACTAGCTTCACTCAAATACCAGAAGGGTTTCAATGAATTCTCCccagacattttattttgaaagcacaCTGCCGCTTCTTCTGCTACTTCCACTTGACATGATGGAGAAAGTTCATCTGTGCGGACACTGGTGAGTTTCCCAGACACACGTGCAAACTGTTACACTCCTCTCCATCATTTGCACCTTTGAGTATAATGCAATCCATCACAACGTCACTGACTCAATTATTACTGTAGAATTGGGTCAACACACTGAACATTAGTATACATTGCGGAACGATTTTATTGCATTGCATTGCATTACATTCTACAGGTGTTTTAATCTTTCTGGTAACTCAGtgtagatttttatttaaaatttaaatacttGGCTTTCCTTTGTGTCGTCTCTGCTGCGGTTAATGACTCAAATTATTCTCAGTAATGGATGTGACTGATCCGTGTAGTGAAGCGTAGAACTGCAGTCAAAACACAGTTAAGGAAAATTAAGATATGACGAAATGACTCAAACTATTTTTGTCCTTTCACTGCCAGCTCATATACACATAGACTGTTGGGTTAGCACTCtttcaaaagaaataaatatcttgaggctgacacacacagtaatgcagCAAGATGGTTTCCTcacttgttgctgttgtgttgcatTGGTCATCtcgctttttattttttttttacacccgCACTCGTAGGCTCAACAGTACTGCAGAATTTTGTCTGCTGGTTCCCGGTGAGCCTTCACACATACTGACACTTTCAGTTGGACGTGATGAGCCGTGTTCACAATGCATTGGttcatgttaaaataaaatcttaagCGTGAGTGgattatttgtttcattatgtGCCGTACACAAACCATGGAGAGGGGCGCTtgatcttttattttataaaaagtaAGACCCTCCCCAGcagtattgttttatttggacCCTCTGATTCACTTCAAATAacacactaaacaaaatattgACAATACAGCCACTAAGGGCTTGTGGACTGCAGTATTTCAGCCCAACCTCATAAAATATTACCCTCTGCATATGTCAGAACACACCTCCATGTAACACAATGCCATGTTTGGTCTCTTTTTCTACATAATAATACtcacaaatat contains these protein-coding regions:
- the mrtfab gene encoding myocardin related transcription factor Ab isoform X1; the encoded protein is MIMLDTNHCLSFEPSPPGSPPVGEDMEKAGLTLDHDRHVYHSLKEVLQLKLQQRRTREELVSQGIMPPLKSPAAFHEQRRSLERARTEDYLKRKIRSRPERSELVRMHILEVSSTETSAEPSLQAKQLQLKRARLADDLNDKISHRPGPIELVHKNILSVNCPVHSPLDSPKGAGGESSSLDEDSSDALSPDQLTNHDSPLSAVPQLSPPDVLTQNGDTSPPQFITQSPPPPPPPPPPPPPHVNGSDFSPLPKVTNGTTVTSTNSRSSTGHIKTQSKTSSDRPPQRPKKPKDSKPKVKKLKYHQYIPPDQKADKERPPQMDSSYAKLLHQQQLFLQLQILNQQQQHYNYHTILPAPPKPPNEHPPTTSSGPSPSRSVPTTTTVASSNQSGTPRQSQATVGGAKPTTLPANLDEFKVAELKQELKLRGLTVSGTKNDLIERLRNYQEQHGGTAVVLKNGTSQPSHQCTTSAASTITSSPTTTTTPDHQSGEGMFKLALSSLAQVVPGRVMRFGSTSSSPPVSPTPSERSLAGMSPDETSCNGDMFGEMVSSPLTQLTLHPSPQHPPNLSPRSQPLSKVKEEVQSSCCHSRPSTGSCQPPEPPAMDTSSLDKDQMLQEKDKQIEELTRMLRQKQRLVETLRSQLEQGKVTGAIVLEKDGSEKSRTSQEVKLQTLIKASAIQPPTLPNGILVKVKKEVDPEDGMEGVTEEAQAKKLAQPMQCSQETLLRLQQIHRLQLQQAEQQKQTLQQVQLQKVAEAKSNPQKLQQQRKEAQILLQQQQQLQQLIIQQTQQKQLQAQQKLAQQKLAQQKLSQQKLVQENQVKQTQGQVQQSQQKNTVQLKQVQVQIQKPAVNQTQQRRHLKAQQRQQQRQQTAAVTTQQVTPVFVNQQNGAQIQTQAISLDLLKANGTPTLVTDSNGNHYLIALTNHTTDGQNGVSSLAKTNGRITLQRLLSTPSKLPSTDSQSKEQPEAEPVSQPIKKGQKAGLHLDTNGEPQPSLSVTAPPSLQPFFDDMSDSESQSNLISSLKREEVCPPYDRHTLFTPPSPKPSTSLPTQRSKENGVNSQQMDDLFDILLKSGELPGFKANPDPSLAPLHSDPPSPSSPQTPLHLSPPTPTEPLISPQPSVGEPCTGSGRLEDFLESTTGAPLLGVEPDGGLTLIDDLHSQMLSTPSILDHPPSPMDTSDLGFSPHSTGLDFCDPTLDSMDWLDISMVGTASGGSGGSGGGRGGGGGGGGGGSLVPLAPHTPQSVFSTDFLDSTDLQLHWESCL
- the mrtfab gene encoding myocardin related transcription factor Ab isoform X2 translates to MEVAGTPGLVSSPQSEAVTSELQDLSLQPAPNPLPLQERKNVLQLKLQQRRTREELVSQGIMPPLKSPAAFHEQRRSLERARTEDYLKRKIRSRPERSELVRMHILEETSAEPSLQAKQLQLKRARLADDLNDKISHRPGPIELVHKNILSVNCPVHSPLDSPKGAGGESSSLDEDSSDALSPDQLTNHDSPLSAVPQLSPPDVLTQNGDTSPPQFITQSPPPPPPPPPPPPPHVNGSDFSPLPKVTNGTTVTSTNSRSSTGHIKTQSKTSSDRPPQRPKKPKDSKPKVKKLKYHQYIPPDQKADKERPPQMDSSYAKLLHQQQLFLQLQILNQQQQHYNYHTILPAPPKPPNEHPPTTSSGPSPSRSVPTTTTVASSNQSGTPRQSQATVGGAKPTTLPANLDEFKVAELKQELKLRGLTVSGTKNDLIERLRNYQEQHGGTAVVLKNGTSQPSHQCTTSAASTITSSPTTTTTPDHQSGEGMFKLALSSLAQVVPGRVMRFGSTSSSPPVSPTPSERSLAGMSPDETSCNGDMFGEMVSSPLTQLTLHPSPQHPPNLSPRSQPLSKVKEEVQSSCCHSRPSTGSCQPPEPPAMDTSSLDKDQMLQEKDKQIEELTRMLRQKQRLVETLRSQLEQGKVTGAIVLEKDGSEKSRTSQEVKLQTLIKASAIQPPTLPNGILVKVKKEVDPEDGMEGVTEEAQAKKLAQPMQCSQETLLRLQQIHRLQLQQAEQQKQTLQQVQLQKVAEAKSNPQKLQQQRKEAQILLQQQQQLQQLIIQQTQQKQLQAQQKLAQQKLAQQKLSQQKLVQENQVKQTQGQVQQSQQKNTVQLKQVQVQIQKPAVNQTQQRRHLKAQQRQQQRQQTAAVTTQQVTPVFVNQQNGAQIQTQAISLDLLKANGTPTLVTDSNGNHYLIALTNHTTDGQNGVSSLAKTNGRITLQRLLSTPSKLPSTDSQSKEQPEAEPVSQPIKKGQKAGLHLDTNGEPQPSLSVTAPPSLQPFFDDMSDSESQSNLISSLKREEVCPPYDRHTLFTPPSPKPSTSLPTQRSKENGVNSQQMDDLFDILLKSGELPGFKANPDPSLAPLHSDPPSPSSPQTPLHLSPPTPTEPLISPQPSVGEPCTGSGRLEDFLESTTGAPLLGVEPDGGLTLIDDLHSQMLSTPSILDHPPSPMDTSDLGFSPHSTGLDFCDPTLDSMDWLDISMVGTASGGSGGSGGGRGGGGGGGGGGSLVPLAPHTPQSVFSTDFLDSTDLQLHWESCL
- the mrtfab gene encoding myocardin related transcription factor Ab isoform X3 → MIMLDTNHCLSFEPSPPGSPPVGEDMEKAGLTLDHDRHVYHSLKEVLQLKLQQRRTREELVSQGIMPPLKSPAAFHEQRRSLERARTEDYLKRKIRSRPERSELVRMHILEETSAEPSLQAKQLQLKRARLADDLNDKISHRPGPIELVHKNILSVNCPVHSPLDSPKGAGGESSSLDEDSSDALSPDQLTNHDSPLSAVPQLSPPDVLTQNGDTSPPQFITQSPPPPPPPPPPPPPHVNGSDFSPLPKVTNGTTVTSTNSRSSTGHIKTQSKTSSDRPPQRPKKPKDSKPKVKKLKYHQYIPPDQKADKERPPQMDSSYAKLLHQQQLFLQLQILNQQQQHYNYHTILPAPPKPPNEHPPTTSSGPSPSRSVPTTTTVASSNQSGTPRQSQATVGGAKPTTLPANLDEFKVAELKQELKLRGLTVSGTKNDLIERLRNYQEQHGGTAVVLKNGTSQPSHQCTTSAASTITSSPTTTTTPDHQSGEGMFKLALSSLAQVVPGRVMRFGSTSSSPPVSPTPSERSLAGMSPDETSCNGDMFGEMVSSPLTQLTLHPSPQHPPNLSPRSQPLSKVKEEVQSSCCHSRPSTGSCQPPEPPAMDTSSLDKDQMLQEKDKQIEELTRMLRQKQRLVETLRSQLEQGKVTGAIVLEKDGSEKSRTSQEVKLQTLIKASAIQPPTLPNGILVKVKKEVDPEDGMEGVTEEAQAKKLAQPMQCSQETLLRLQQIHRLQLQQAEQQKQTLQQVQLQKVAEAKSNPQKLQQQRKEAQILLQQQQQLQQLIIQQTQQKQLQAQQKLAQQKLAQQKLSQQKLVQENQVKQTQGQVQQSQQKNTVQLKQVQVQIQKPAVNQTQQRRHLKAQQRQQQRQQTAAVTTQQVTPVFVNQQNGAQIQTQAISLDLLKANGTPTLVTDSNGNHYLIALTNHTTDGQNGVSSLAKTNGRITLQRLLSTPSKLPSTDSQSKEQPEAEPVSQPIKKGQKAGLHLDTNGEPQPSLSVTAPPSLQPFFDDMSDSESQSNLISSLKREEVCPPYDRHTLFTPPSPKPSTSLPTQRSKENGVNSQQMDDLFDILLKSGELPGFKANPDPSLAPLHSDPPSPSSPQTPLHLSPPTPTEPLISPQPSVGEPCTGSGRLEDFLESTTGAPLLGVEPDGGLTLIDDLHSQMLSTPSILDHPPSPMDTSDLGFSPHSTGLDFCDPTLDSMDWLDISMVGTASGGSGGSGGGRGGGGGGGGGGSLVPLAPHTPQSVFSTDFLDSTDLQLHWESCL